In the genome of Leeuwenhoekiella sp. MAR_2009_132, one region contains:
- a CDS encoding DUF2199 domain-containing protein has protein sequence MGIFDLFRKKQKSSEFKCSTCGEIHDELPALGFITPFYYEILNEKDKKEIAEISSDFCIITHEDQTDRFIRTVLTIQINDACENLDYGVWVSLSEKSFNEYEADFKNNAEEKTYFGMISNDIPDYEESTLGLHVNLNTRKGGIRPEIIPHQNEHKLISDWEKGITIAEAEKRVERMIKTLHNNV, from the coding sequence ATGGGAATTTTTGATTTATTTAGAAAAAAACAAAAGTCTTCCGAATTTAAATGTTCGACTTGTGGAGAAATTCACGATGAATTACCAGCTCTTGGATTTATTACACCTTTCTATTATGAAATTCTGAACGAAAAAGACAAAAAAGAAATTGCTGAAATTTCAAGTGATTTTTGCATAATAACTCACGAAGACCAAACTGACAGATTTATAAGAACTGTATTGACAATTCAAATTAATGATGCTTGCGAAAATTTGGATTATGGAGTTTGGGTTTCTTTAAGTGAAAAGAGTTTTAACGAATATGAAGCTGACTTCAAAAATAACGCTGAAGAAAAAACCTATTTCGGAATGATAAGTAATGACATTCCAGATTATGAAGAAAGTACTTTGGGATTACACGTAAATCTGAACACAAGAAAAGGTGGAATTAGACCAGAAATAATTCCTCACCAAAACGAACATAAATTGATTTCGGATTGGGAAAAAGGAATCACAATTGCGGAAGCGGAAAAACGAGTTGAGCGAATGATAAAAACGTTGCACAATAATGTATAA
- a CDS encoding M23 family metallopeptidase — MKNLFLRFVGCAFVLLMVSCDKLTKATDFITQPTAREIYARNFKTDSLPYTLWKTAFTNALKDSLTIDSPYLESGRFNPERFPVYSYDLRLERGRSYTFALQTDTLNPLVFIDLYEKTSDSLAHFNLIEQAEYNSKKLRFSTKKEGDYKIVVQPQLGAQSTFTFSLSSTPAYSFPVADISEKAIQSYWGASRDGGKRSHEGVDIFADRGTPVLASVDGIVGRTGNRGLGGKQVWLREGLFGNSLYYAHLDSIIARDGQRVKSGDTLGLVGNTGNARTTPPHLHFGIYGRGTGAINPLSFLKQETGLKAAEVDADAPLDYLIKNNVANLRNSASAKAKKIGVLNRNDTIQVLGVVNDWMHIATQDSQRAYIHQSLVKSF; from the coding sequence ATGAAAAACCTATTCCTTCGATTTGTCGGCTGTGCTTTTGTATTGCTTATGGTGTCTTGCGATAAGCTTACTAAGGCAACAGATTTTATAACCCAACCCACTGCCCGGGAGATTTATGCCCGCAACTTTAAGACAGACTCACTACCATACACCCTATGGAAAACGGCGTTTACAAATGCTTTAAAAGATAGTTTAACCATAGATTCACCTTACTTAGAATCAGGGAGATTCAACCCAGAACGATTTCCGGTTTATAGTTATGATCTTCGATTAGAACGTGGGCGTAGCTATACGTTTGCGTTGCAGACAGACACGTTAAATCCGTTAGTATTTATTGACCTCTATGAGAAAACTTCAGATAGTTTAGCACATTTCAATTTAATTGAGCAGGCAGAATACAATTCTAAAAAGTTGCGCTTTTCAACAAAAAAAGAAGGAGATTATAAAATTGTGGTTCAGCCTCAATTAGGAGCACAATCAACATTCACATTTAGTCTTTCTAGTACACCGGCCTATAGTTTCCCCGTAGCGGATATTTCAGAAAAGGCCATACAAAGTTATTGGGGAGCATCGCGTGATGGCGGTAAGCGCAGTCACGAAGGCGTAGATATTTTTGCAGATCGCGGGACTCCTGTACTTGCAAGTGTAGACGGTATTGTGGGCAGAACTGGAAATAGGGGATTAGGCGGTAAACAAGTGTGGTTGCGGGAAGGTTTGTTTGGTAATTCGCTGTATTATGCACATCTAGATAGTATAATCGCACGAGACGGGCAGCGTGTAAAAAGCGGTGACACCTTAGGATTAGTAGGAAACACCGGTAATGCAAGAACCACTCCGCCTCATTTGCATTTTGGTATTTACGGCAGAGGCACTGGAGCAATTAATCCGCTTTCGTTTTTAAAACAAGAAACCGGTTTGAAAGCTGCTGAAGTAGATGCTGATGCACCATTAGACTATTTAATTAAAAACAATGTGGCTAATTTGAGAAATTCCGCTTCCGCGAAAGCAAAAAAAATAGGTGTTTTAAACCGAAATGATACCATTCAGGT
- a CDS encoding HAD family hydrolase has translation MKYKTLILDFDGTLADTKESIIQTMKFVAHSFNLQNVDENLIESLIGLPLKTTFEKAFLLDEKLIEEATLIYREHYNEIVIDTISLFDGVKETLLDFHSKGINLTVASSKGKAALIKILKKQNIYDIFSFVGGEEDAKNKKPSPDIVNLIIDKYNYQLNECLVVGDTIFDIEMGKRAYVDTCGVTYGNNTREKLEKQKPNYIIDNFRSLTEILN, from the coding sequence ATGAAATATAAAACTCTTATTCTAGATTTTGATGGCACATTAGCCGACACAAAAGAAAGCATTATACAAACTATGAAATTTGTTGCCCATAGTTTTAATCTCCAAAACGTTGATGAAAATCTAATAGAAAGTTTGATAGGGTTACCTCTGAAAACTACCTTCGAAAAAGCCTTTTTACTTGACGAAAAATTGATTGAGGAGGCGACTTTGATTTATCGTGAACATTATAATGAAATTGTAATCGACACAATTTCTCTTTTTGATGGTGTAAAAGAAACCTTGTTGGATTTTCATTCTAAAGGAATAAATTTAACTGTTGCATCAAGTAAAGGAAAAGCTGCATTAATTAAGATTCTCAAAAAGCAAAACATCTATGATATTTTTTCATTTGTAGGTGGAGAAGAGGATGCAAAAAATAAAAAACCATCACCTGACATCGTAAATCTCATAATCGATAAATACAACTATCAATTGAATGAATGCTTAGTTGTTGGGGATACAATTTTTGACATTGAAATGGGAAAAAGGGCTTATGTCGATACGTGCGGAGTAACTTATGGCAACAACACAAGGGAAAAATTAGAAAAACAAAAACCAAACTATATAATTGACAACTTCAGAAGTTTAACTGAAATTCTGAATTAA
- a CDS encoding PA0069 family radical SAM protein, protein MQIPGEYLKGRGAQQNVTNRFSAHSHEMRDDFLNHCNQEGDEPQNLKTLFIDTFPKTIVNKVESPDVGMGYSLNPYQGCEHGCVYCYARNSHEYWGYSAGLDFESRILVKRNAVRLLEKHLTKKSWKATPIVLSGNTDCYQPAEKQFKITRSLLETFLKYRHPVGIITKNALIQRDFDILKELAAYNLIHVNMSITSLEEKTRRLLEPRTASVKKRLETVKKLTDMGVPVRVMTAPIIPGINSHEVLPLIKAAADHGASSVGYTVVRLNGAIGGIFEKWIRSAMPDRADKVLNQIAACHGGNLNDSQYGRRMKGSGEFANQIQTQMELGRKKYLKGREKEPLNCDLFEQYRPGQLSLF, encoded by the coding sequence ATGCAAATTCCCGGAGAATATTTAAAAGGCAGAGGGGCGCAGCAAAATGTAACTAATAGATTTTCGGCACACAGCCACGAGATGCGGGATGATTTTCTAAACCACTGCAATCAGGAAGGTGACGAACCTCAAAACCTAAAAACGCTTTTTATAGATACATTCCCAAAGACGATTGTAAATAAAGTTGAAAGTCCAGACGTGGGAATGGGATATTCTTTAAATCCGTACCAGGGCTGCGAGCACGGTTGTGTGTATTGTTATGCCCGTAACTCGCACGAATATTGGGGATATAGTGCCGGTCTTGATTTTGAAAGCCGCATTTTAGTGAAGCGCAATGCGGTACGTTTACTCGAAAAACACCTCACTAAAAAATCGTGGAAAGCCACTCCTATTGTCCTATCGGGTAATACAGACTGTTACCAGCCTGCAGAAAAACAATTTAAAATCACCCGAAGTCTGCTTGAGACCTTTCTAAAATACCGGCATCCTGTGGGGATTATTACTAAAAATGCACTCATTCAGCGGGATTTTGATATTCTTAAAGAACTTGCCGCGTATAATTTGATACACGTAAATATGTCTATAACATCGCTCGAAGAAAAAACCAGACGTTTACTCGAGCCGCGTACGGCAAGTGTCAAAAAACGATTAGAGACGGTTAAAAAACTTACCGATATGGGCGTGCCGGTACGGGTGATGACAGCTCCCATTATTCCAGGAATAAATAGCCATGAAGTTTTACCGCTAATAAAGGCTGCAGCAGATCACGGCGCAAGTTCGGTGGGGTATACCGTAGTGCGTTTAAATGGGGCTATAGGCGGTATTTTTGAAAAGTGGATACGTTCTGCAATGCCAGACCGCGCAGATAAAGTACTCAATCAAATAGCGGCGTGTCACGGCGGAAATCTCAACGATTCGCAATATGGAAGGAGAATGAAGGGTAGCGGAGAGTTTGCAAACCAGATACAGACACAAATGGAATTAGGTCGTAAAAAATATCTGAAAGGTCGCGAGAAAGAACCGCTTAACTGCGATTTGTTTGAGCAATACAGACCGGGGCAACTGTCTTTGTTTTAG
- a CDS encoding helix-turn-helix domain-containing protein: MRKIGEKIKKVRLKKGLSQENLAESSKVNLRTIQRIENNETNPRNKTLRLIFDVLEIEMIENEKKFQLDKNLIGSIFLTLAIIISSFTVWIRISRGYSGFEKIYTKYDGWNGYTYLNDYHFYNWFLSISAITVGLTVIINSLGFIKNKMKYIIIQVICLSLYLIGLFGWSFRRAFEIRPGLFVIVISTIILIIVYKKNRC, encoded by the coding sequence ATGAGAAAAATCGGAGAAAAAATCAAAAAAGTGCGCTTAAAAAAAGGTTTATCCCAAGAAAATCTAGCGGAATCTTCGAAAGTAAATTTAAGAACAATTCAGCGTATAGAAAATAATGAAACAAATCCTAGAAATAAAACGCTTCGGTTAATCTTTGATGTTTTAGAAATAGAAATGATCGAAAATGAAAAAAAATTCCAATTAGATAAAAACTTGATTGGGTCAATTTTTTTAACATTGGCAATAATCATAAGTTCTTTTACAGTATGGATACGGATTTCAAGAGGATATTCAGGGTTCGAAAAGATTTACACAAAATATGATGGTTGGAATGGATATACTTACTTGAATGATTATCACTTTTACAATTGGTTTTTAAGTATAAGTGCTATTACTGTAGGATTAACAGTTATAATAAATTCACTGGGATTTATTAAAAACAAAATGAAATATATAATAATTCAAGTTATATGTTTATCCTTATACCTAATCGGATTATTTGGTTGGAGCTTTAGGCGAGCTTTTGAAATTCGACCTGGTTTATTTGTTATAGTAATTTCAACTATTATATTAATTATAGTTTATAAAAAAAACAGGTGCTAA
- a CDS encoding DUF2750 domain-containing protein: protein MNQPKINNIFALDSKERYGYLLRKVADFERIYLITDVEDKYVMIGSNDLSVIPVWPEKEFAELFLTDDWKNYKVVECDIHNFMEWLTDLEKENVDLAGFPNSDFNTVHVSAVDMKNHLLFELSQYEQE from the coding sequence ATGAACCAACCGAAAATAAATAACATTTTTGCACTTGACTCGAAAGAGAGATACGGATATCTGTTGAGAAAAGTAGCTGACTTTGAAAGAATCTATCTAATTACGGACGTCGAAGATAAATATGTTATGATTGGTTCGAATGATTTGAGCGTTATCCCTGTTTGGCCAGAAAAAGAATTTGCTGAATTATTTCTGACTGACGACTGGAAAAACTACAAAGTGGTTGAATGCGACATTCACAATTTTATGGAATGGCTGACTGATTTGGAAAAAGAGAACGTAGATTTAGCAGGATTTCCTAATTCGGATTTTAATACTGTTCATGTTTCTGCTGTGGATATGAAAAACCACCTATTATTTGAATTAAGTCAATATGAACAAGAGTAA
- a CDS encoding MutS-related protein, whose amino-acid sequence MSWILGIIIFLILLFIITNFRKKKSLRKIKNDLINNWGKHKIKDEFHFGSIEKYFQNNNQKEKAFHIISDRCASDLDINETFKIIDRTSSKIGQQFLYYKLRTIENQDKLMKFNILVLLFEKNQNLRLKSQLELSKLNSNDSYNFEDLVTSKPVKKPKILWLIYTLTGLSTSFILLGIFFPIFFIFLIPILALNMAFHYKNKWNVSNYLDGVSQLSKALNVSKKIASFQEVKHHFPNTSFIKEIEKIKLKTAFISFEKNIDNEFASVVWLISEFIKVIFNLEYLIFYSFIDSITTKREELKKMFHFIGEIDSAISNASLKASDYNLCSPKFTEDKEIKVKEISHPLIKNCVVNDLSLTNKSLLLTGSNMSGKTTFIRSISINSILAQTLNICFAKEYIAPFLKIYSSIRITDDLLENTSYYLEEVLTIKKLIDVSKGKVPHLFVLDEIFKGTNTIERISGSKAILSYLNKGKNIVLVSTHDIELTDILSKENFELFHFSEQVENNKLNFDYKLKEGELKTRNAIKILELYNYPSEVIKDARITEKITFANTGNRCTRL is encoded by the coding sequence TCGTTAAGAAAAATCAAAAATGATTTAATAAATAATTGGGGCAAACATAAAATAAAAGATGAATTCCATTTTGGCTCCATCGAAAAATATTTTCAAAATAATAACCAAAAAGAAAAAGCATTTCACATAATCTCAGACAGATGTGCATCTGATTTGGATATTAACGAAACATTTAAAATAATTGACAGAACTTCTTCAAAAATAGGTCAACAATTTCTCTACTATAAATTAAGAACAATTGAAAACCAAGATAAATTGATGAAATTCAATATACTTGTTCTTCTTTTCGAAAAAAATCAAAATTTAAGACTAAAAAGCCAATTGGAGTTGAGTAAGCTGAACTCTAATGATTCTTATAACTTTGAGGATTTGGTAACTTCAAAACCCGTTAAAAAGCCAAAAATATTATGGTTAATATATACATTAACAGGTTTATCAACATCTTTTATCCTCTTAGGTATATTCTTTCCCATTTTTTTTATATTTCTAATTCCAATACTTGCTTTAAATATGGCATTTCATTATAAAAATAAATGGAATGTATCAAATTATCTTGATGGTGTAAGCCAACTTTCCAAGGCATTAAATGTTTCCAAGAAAATAGCAAGTTTTCAAGAAGTTAAACATCATTTCCCAAACACATCCTTCATTAAAGAAATAGAAAAAATAAAGCTCAAAACTGCATTTATTAGTTTTGAGAAAAACATTGATAACGAATTTGCATCAGTAGTTTGGCTAATATCTGAATTTATAAAAGTAATTTTCAATTTAGAATATCTAATTTTTTACAGTTTCATTGACTCAATTACAACGAAAAGAGAAGAACTAAAAAAAATGTTTCATTTTATAGGAGAAATTGATTCTGCTATTTCTAATGCTTCACTAAAAGCAAGTGATTATAATTTATGTTCTCCAAAATTCACAGAAGACAAAGAAATAAAAGTCAAAGAAATTTCTCATCCATTGATAAAAAACTGCGTTGTTAATGATTTAAGTTTAACAAACAAAAGTTTATTGTTGACAGGTTCAAATATGTCGGGAAAAACAACCTTCATAAGGTCAATTTCCATAAATAGTATTTTAGCTCAAACTTTAAACATCTGTTTTGCTAAAGAATATATTGCCCCTTTTTTAAAAATATATTCTTCGATTAGAATTACAGATGACTTGCTAGAAAATACAAGCTATTATCTTGAAGAAGTTTTGACCATCAAAAAATTAATAGATGTATCTAAAGGCAAAGTTCCTCATTTATTTGTCTTAGACGAGATTTTTAAAGGAACAAATACAATTGAGAGAATTTCTGGAAGTAAGGCTATTTTATCGTATCTCAATAAAGGTAAAAATATTGTTTTGGTTTCAACTCACGATATTGAGTTAACCGATATATTAAGTAAAGAAAATTTTGAGTTATTTCATTTCAGTGAACAAGTAGAAAACAACAAATTAAATTTTGACTATAAACTTAAAGAAGGTGAATTAAAAACGAGAAACGCAATCAAAATTTTAGAACTATATAATTATCCGTCTGAGGTAATTAAGGATGCCAGAATAACGGAAAAAATAACGTTTGCCAACACCGGTAACCGTTGCACAAGACTTTAA